A genomic region of Syntrophorhabdus sp. contains the following coding sequences:
- the argF gene encoding ornithine carbamoyltransferase — translation MKRDFTRLLSITKKECDQLLKRARQLKAFRQAGKPWQPLTGKSLAMIFEKASTRTRLSFETGMHQLGGQAIFLSPSETQIGRGEPIQDTARVLSRYVDGVMIRTFSQDTVEDLARWAAIPVINGLSDQYHPCQTLADLQTIAEYKGSLKKVKVAYIGDGNNVANSWLEAAILMKMPFAIATPKGYLPDRDLVQKASEGTDLTLTDDPAEAVRGADVIYTDVWVSMGQEKEKALRKKAFKGYRIDDKLLGLAHRDAIVMHCLPAYRGQEITDEVFERFQEVIFTQAENRLHAQKALLEWLLAGRTKASAQ, via the coding sequence GTGAAAAGGGACTTTACCAGACTACTCAGCATTACGAAGAAGGAGTGCGATCAGCTCCTGAAGAGAGCGCGGCAGCTCAAGGCGTTCAGGCAGGCGGGCAAGCCCTGGCAACCGCTCACAGGCAAGAGCCTTGCCATGATCTTTGAGAAGGCCTCCACGAGGACCCGCCTTTCTTTTGAGACGGGCATGCACCAGCTGGGCGGACAGGCCATCTTCCTCTCCCCCTCTGAGACGCAGATCGGCCGGGGAGAGCCGATACAGGACACGGCCCGCGTTCTGAGCCGGTACGTCGACGGGGTCATGATCCGGACCTTTTCACAGGACACGGTGGAAGACCTTGCCAGGTGGGCGGCCATCCCTGTCATCAACGGGCTTTCGGATCAATACCACCCCTGCCAGACCCTCGCGGACCTTCAGACCATTGCGGAGTACAAGGGCAGTCTCAAGAAGGTGAAGGTTGCCTACATCGGCGACGGCAACAATGTCGCCAACTCGTGGCTGGAGGCAGCGATCCTGATGAAGATGCCCTTTGCCATCGCCACTCCGAAGGGCTATCTGCCTGACAGAGATTTGGTTCAAAAGGCGTCGGAGGGGACGGATCTCACCCTTACCGACGATCCCGCGGAGGCTGTGCGCGGCGCCGACGTCATATACACCGATGTGTGGGTGAGCATGGGACAGGAAAAGGAGAAGGCCTTGAGGAAGAAGGCCTTCAAAGGTTACAGGATAGACGACAAACTCTTGGGGCTGGCACACAGGGACGCCATCGTCATGCACTGCCTGCCGGCCTATCGCGGTCAGGAAATAACGGATGAGGTCTTCGAACGTTTCCAGGAGGTCATATTCACGCAGGCGGAGAACAGGCTGCACGCGCAGAAGGCGCTCCTCGAATGGCTTCTCGCGGGACGGACAAAGGCTTCGGCACAATAA